Proteins encoded together in one Oryzias latipes chromosome 11, ASM223467v1 window:
- the tmem42 gene encoding transmembrane protein 42 isoform X1, protein MFPGVFYALLAGFLGAVASSSAKLSLGADYLKGVCESGLRTWGEQRKFRHADETSACDRLHIPLRLLCGGLLFTCNAVMWTFLAKALRYSSSSTRTTVTTTASNFISSAFLGQLIFGEAQIKLWWVGISLTFSGLLVLQRVSPQDGRQSAVHTKDE, encoded by the exons ATGTTCCCGGGAGTTTTCTATGCACTGCTGGCGGGGTTCCTCGGAGCCGTGGCGTCGTCGTCGGCCAAGCTGTCCCTTGGAGCCGACTACCTGAAGGGAGTCTGTGAGAGCGGACTCCGGACGTGGGGGGAGCAGCGGAAATTCAGGCACGCGGACGAAACCAGCGCGTGTGATCGG ctCCACATCCCCTTGAGGCTGCTGTGTGGTGGGCTGCTGTTCACCTGCAACGCTGTGATGTGGACCTTCCTCGCCAAAGCGCTCAGgtattcctcctcctccacccgaACCACTGTGACCACCACTGCCTCCAACTTCATATCTTCC GCTTTCTTGGGGCAGCTGATCTTTGGAGAAGCCCAGATAAAGTTGTGGTGGGTCGGGATCTCTTTGACCTTCTCTGGTTTGTTGGTCCTTCAGCGGGTGTCCCCTCAGGATGGACGGCAGAGCGCTGTCCACACGAAGGACGAATAA
- the zdhhc3 gene encoding palmitoyltransferase ZDHHC3, which produces MSPAHRTRDIERQAGYLKPEHCAPPPPRSGAGSMWFIRDGCGITCAVITWFLVFYAEFVVMFVMLLPARSAAYSLFNGLLFSSLAFLALASHAKAMCTDPGAVPKGNATKEFIESLQLKPGQVVYKCPKCCSIKPDRAHHCSVCKRCIKKMDHHCPWVNNCVGEKNQKYFVLFTMYIALISFHALLMVAFHFVFCFEEDWKKCGTFSPPATVVLLILLCFEGLLFLIFTAVMFGTQVHSICSDETGIEQLKKEERRWAKRSKWMNMKVVFGHPFSIAWLSPFASPDYGKADVYQYIV; this is translated from the exons ATGAGTCCGGCGCACCGCACCAGAGACATCGAGAGGCAAGCTGGCTACCTGAAGCCCGAGCACTGCGCCCCCCCGCCACCCCGCAGCGGCGCAGGGAGCATGTGGTTCATCCGCGACGGCTGCGGCATCACCTGCGCCGTCATCACCTGGTTCCTGGTCTTCTACGCCGAGTTCGTGGTCATGTTCGTCATGCTGCTGCCGGCCAGGAGCGCCGCGTACAGCCTCTTCAACGGCCTGCTGTTCAGCAGCCTCGCCTTCCTGGCGCTGGCCTCGCACGCCAAAGCCATGTGCACCGACCCG GGCGCCGTGCCCAAAGGAAACGCAACCAAAGAGTTCATTGAAAGCCTGCAGCTCAAGCCGGGTCAGGTGGTCTACAAATGCCCCAAATGCTGCAGCATCAAGCCTGACCGCGCCCACCACTGCAG TGTCTGCAAGCGCTGCATCAAAAAGATGGACCACCACTGTCCCTGGGTGAACAACTGTGTGGGGGAGAAAAACCAGAAGTACTTTGTGCTTTTCACT ATGTACATCGCACTAATCTCCTTCCACGCTTTACTCATGGTGGCTTTCCACTTCgttttctgctttgaagaaGACTGGAAAA AGTGCGGCACCTTCTCTCCACCGGCGACAGttgtcctcctcatcctcctctgctTCGAGGGCCTCCTCTTTCTGATCTTCACCGCGGTCATGTTTGGGACCCAGGTCCACTCCATATGTTCTGATGAAACG GGCATCGAGCAACTGAAGAAGGAGGAGAGACGCTGGGCCAAAAGGTCCAAATGGATGAACATGAAGGTGGTGTTTGGCCACCCCTTCTCTATAGCCTGGCTCAGCCCCTTTGCTTCACCCGACTACGGCAAGGCGGATGTGTACCAGTACATCGTATGA
- the tmem42 gene encoding transmembrane protein 42 isoform X2: MLLFLFLVAILDFDGVEMKEICFAKDLHALIYDGLMQHLHIPLRLLCGGLLFTCNAVMWTFLAKALRYSSSSTRTTVTTTASNFISSAFLGQLIFGEAQIKLWWVGISLTFSGLLVLQRVSPQDGRQSAVHTKDE, from the exons ATGTTGTTGTTTCTATTTCTTGTAGCCATCTTGGATTTTGATGGAGTTGAGATGAAAGAAATCTGTTTCGCCAAAGATCTCCACGCTTTGATCTACGATGGCCTGATGCAACAC ctCCACATCCCCTTGAGGCTGCTGTGTGGTGGGCTGCTGTTCACCTGCAACGCTGTGATGTGGACCTTCCTCGCCAAAGCGCTCAGgtattcctcctcctccacccgaACCACTGTGACCACCACTGCCTCCAACTTCATATCTTCC GCTTTCTTGGGGCAGCTGATCTTTGGAGAAGCCCAGATAAAGTTGTGGTGGGTCGGGATCTCTTTGACCTTCTCTGGTTTGTTGGTCCTTCAGCGGGTGTCCCCTCAGGATGGACGGCAGAGCGCTGTCCACACGAAGGACGAATAA